One stretch of Callospermophilus lateralis isolate mCalLat2 chromosome 11, mCalLat2.hap1, whole genome shotgun sequence DNA includes these proteins:
- the Aoc2 gene encoding amine oxidase [copper-containing] 2 isoform X2 yields MKLKVVLVFLVLSLVTIFALAYILLTRQGGSSQHPRCPSVYPSAQPWTHPAQSQLFADLSPEELTAVMSFLAQKLGPGLVDAAQAHSSDNCVFSVELQLPPKAVALTHLDRGGPPPAREALAIIFFGGQPQPNVSELVVGPLPHPSYMRDVTVERHGGPLPYHRRPMLRSELVQTWRHLKEVELPKAPVFLASVLNYNGSTLAPLHSSPRGLKNWVVAEDVVFKPVAVPWSPEHQLQRPQLTRQVLRREDLAAFSWGSPLPRYLYLASNQTNAWGHQRGYRIQIHSPPGIHMPLESSMERALSWGRYQLVVTQRKEKESQSSSIYFQSDIWTPSIVFADFINNETLLGEDLVAWVTASFLHIPHAEDVPNTVTLGNRVGFLLQPHNFFDEDPSIFSPGSVYFERGQDAGLCSINPVACTPNLAACVPDLPLFSYQGF; encoded by the exons GCTGTCCCTTGTTACCATCTTCGCTCTGGCCTACATCTTGTTGACCAGGCAAGGTGGTTCCAGCCAGCATCCTCGCTGTCCCTCCGTATATCCCAGTGCCCAGCCCTGGACACACCCTGCCCAGAGCCAGCTGTTTGCAGACCTGAGCCCAGAGGAGCTGACAGCTGTGATGAGTTTTCTGGCCCAGAAGCTTGGGCCAGGGCTGGTGGATGCAGCCCAGGCTCACTCCTCAGACAACTGTGTCTTCTCAGTGGAGCTGCAGCTGCCCCCCAAGGCTGTAGCCTTGACCCACTTGGACAGAGGGGGCCCGCCACCTGCCCGAGAAGcactggccatcatcttctttggcggacaaccccagcccaatgtgAGTGAACTGGTGGTGGGGCCACTGCCTCACCCCTCCTATATGCGGGATGTGACTGTGGAGCGTCATGGTGGTCCACTGCCCTATCACCGACGTCCCAtgctgagatctgaattggtACAGACATGGAGGCATTTGAAAGAGGTGGAACTACCCAAGGCACCTGTCTTCCTGGCTTCTGTCCTGAACTACAATGGCTCCACTTTGGCACCTCTACATTCCTCCCCTAGAG GGCTGAAAAACTGGGTGGTAGCAGAAGACGTGGTGTTTAAACCTGTTGCAGtcccctggagcccagagcaccaGCTGCAGCGGCCACAACTGACACGGCAGGTCCTGAGAAGGGAGGATTTGGCAGCATTTTCCTGGGGAAGCCCCCTTCCCCGCTACCTTTACCTGGCCAGCAACCAGACTAATGCCTGGGGTCACCAGCGTGGATACCGAATCCAGATCCACAGCCCCCCTGGCATACACATGCCCCTGGAGAGCAGCATGGAGAGGGCCCTCAGCTGGGGGAG ATACCAGCTTGTGGTGacccagaggaaggagaaggaatCACAGAGCAGCAGCATCTATTTCCAGTCTGACATCTGGACACCCTCAATTGTCTTCGCTGACTTCATCAACAACGAAACCCTCTTAGGAGAG GATCTGGTGGCTTGGGTtacagccagcttcctgcacatTCCCCATGCTGAGGATGTCCCCAATACGGTGACTTTGGGGAACAGAGTTGGCTTCTTGCTCCAACCTCATAACTTCTTTGATGAGGACCCCTCCATCTTCTCCCCTGGCAGTGTCTACTTTGAGAGGGGCCAGGATGCTGGGCTCTGCAGTATCAACCCTGTGGCCTGTACCCCCAACTTGGCAGCCTGTGTCCCAGACCTTCCCCTTTTTTCTTATCAAGGTTTCTAG
- the Aoc2 gene encoding amine oxidase [copper-containing] 2 isoform X1 codes for MKLKVVLVFLVLSLVTIFALAYILLTRQGGSSQHPRCPSVYPSAQPWTHPAQSQLFADLSPEELTAVMSFLAQKLGPGLVDAAQAHSSDNCVFSVELQLPPKAVALTHLDRGGPPPAREALAIIFFGGQPQPNVSELVVGPLPHPSYMRDVTVERHGGPLPYHRRPMLRSELVQTWRHLKEVELPKAPVFLASVLNYNGSTLAPLHSSPRGLRSGDRATWIALYHNVSGLGIFLHPVGLEILLDHSALDPARWTVQQVFYLGHYYADLGQLEWEFKAGRLEVVRVPLPTPNGSSSLRSRITLGSLPPLHFSHQGSQYSVQGNLVVSPLWTLSFGHGVFSGIRIFDVRFKGERVAYEVSVQECLSVYGADSPKTMMTRYLDSSYGLGLNSRGLVRGVDCPYQATMVDIHILAGKGTVQLLPGAVCVFEEVQGLPLRRHHNYIESHFYGGLASSALVVRSVSSVGNYDYIWDFVLHPNGALEGRVHATGYVNTAFLSGGAESLLFGNRVGERVLGAVHTHAFHFKLDLDVAGLKNWVVAEDVVFKPVAVPWSPEHQLQRPQLTRQVLRREDLAAFSWGSPLPRYLYLASNQTNAWGHQRGYRIQIHSPPGIHMPLESSMERALSWGRYQLVVTQRKEKESQSSSIYFQSDIWTPSIVFADFINNETLLGEDLVAWVTASFLHIPHAEDVPNTVTLGNRVGFLLQPHNFFDEDPSIFSPGSVYFERGQDAGLCSINPVACTPNLAACVPDLPLFSYQGF; via the exons GCTGTCCCTTGTTACCATCTTCGCTCTGGCCTACATCTTGTTGACCAGGCAAGGTGGTTCCAGCCAGCATCCTCGCTGTCCCTCCGTATATCCCAGTGCCCAGCCCTGGACACACCCTGCCCAGAGCCAGCTGTTTGCAGACCTGAGCCCAGAGGAGCTGACAGCTGTGATGAGTTTTCTGGCCCAGAAGCTTGGGCCAGGGCTGGTGGATGCAGCCCAGGCTCACTCCTCAGACAACTGTGTCTTCTCAGTGGAGCTGCAGCTGCCCCCCAAGGCTGTAGCCTTGACCCACTTGGACAGAGGGGGCCCGCCACCTGCCCGAGAAGcactggccatcatcttctttggcggacaaccccagcccaatgtgAGTGAACTGGTGGTGGGGCCACTGCCTCACCCCTCCTATATGCGGGATGTGACTGTGGAGCGTCATGGTGGTCCACTGCCCTATCACCGACGTCCCAtgctgagatctgaattggtACAGACATGGAGGCATTTGAAAGAGGTGGAACTACCCAAGGCACCTGTCTTCCTGGCTTCTGTCCTGAACTACAATGGCTCCACTTTGGCACCTCTACATTCCTCCCCTAGAGGTTTGCGCTCAGGGGACCGGGCTACCTGGATTGCCCTCTACCATAATGTCTCAGGTCTTGGTATTTTCCTTCACCCTGTGGGGCTGGAAATACTGTTGGATCACAGTGCCCTGGACCCTGCCCGCTGGACTGTCCAGCAGGTCTTCTACCTTGGGCACTACTATGCAGACTTGGGCCAATTAGAATGGGAGTTTAAAGCTGGCCGGCTAGAAGTGGTTAGAGTGCCTCTACCCACACCAAATGGGTCTTCATCCCTCAGGTCCCGAATCACCCTGGGCTCTCTTCCCCCTCTTCATTTCTCACACCAGGGTTCTCAGTACAGTGTACAAGGGAACTTGGTGGTATCCCCACTCTGGACATTGAGCTTTGGCCATGGGGTGTTCAGTGGCATAAGGATTTTTGATGTTCGGTTCAAGGGTGAGCGAGTGGCCTATGAAGTCAGTGTCCAGGAGTGCCTGTCTGTCTACGGTGCTGACTCACCCAAGACAATGATGACCCGATATTTGGATAGCAGCTATGGACTTGGCCTTAACAGCCGAGGCTTAGTACGGGGTGTGGACTGCCCCTATCAAGCCACAAtggtggacatccacatattagcAGGCAAAGGGACAGTCCAGCTACTCCCAGGGGCAGTGTGTGTATTTGAGGAGGTTCAGGGACTACCTCTTCGAaggcaccacaattacattgagagTCATTTCTATGGTGGTTTGGCCAGCTCAGCCCTTGTGGTCAGGTCTGTGTCATCTGTGGGTAACTATGACTACATTTGGGACTTTGTGTTGCACCCAAATGGGGCGCTTGAAGGGCGGGTCCATGCCACAGGCTATGTCAACACAGCTTTCCTGAGTGGAGGAGCAGAGAGCCTCCTCTTTGGTAATCGTGTAGGGGAACGGGTGCTGGGGGCGGTGCACACGCATGCCTTCCACTTCAAGCTGGACCTGGATGTGGCAG GGCTGAAAAACTGGGTGGTAGCAGAAGACGTGGTGTTTAAACCTGTTGCAGtcccctggagcccagagcaccaGCTGCAGCGGCCACAACTGACACGGCAGGTCCTGAGAAGGGAGGATTTGGCAGCATTTTCCTGGGGAAGCCCCCTTCCCCGCTACCTTTACCTGGCCAGCAACCAGACTAATGCCTGGGGTCACCAGCGTGGATACCGAATCCAGATCCACAGCCCCCCTGGCATACACATGCCCCTGGAGAGCAGCATGGAGAGGGCCCTCAGCTGGGGGAG ATACCAGCTTGTGGTGacccagaggaaggagaaggaatCACAGAGCAGCAGCATCTATTTCCAGTCTGACATCTGGACACCCTCAATTGTCTTCGCTGACTTCATCAACAACGAAACCCTCTTAGGAGAG GATCTGGTGGCTTGGGTtacagccagcttcctgcacatTCCCCATGCTGAGGATGTCCCCAATACGGTGACTTTGGGGAACAGAGTTGGCTTCTTGCTCCAACCTCATAACTTCTTTGATGAGGACCCCTCCATCTTCTCCCCTGGCAGTGTCTACTTTGAGAGGGGCCAGGATGCTGGGCTCTGCAGTATCAACCCTGTGGCCTGTACCCCCAACTTGGCAGCCTGTGTCCCAGACCTTCCCCTTTTTTCTTATCAAGGTTTCTAG
- the LOC143410024 gene encoding amine oxidase [copper-containing] 3-like produces the protein MCEDGAGSDRECKPGLAPHCPSIPPSAQPWTHPAQSQLFADLSPEELTAVMSFLAQKLGPGLVDAAQARPSDNCVFSVELQLPPKAAALTHLDRGGPPPAREALAIIFFGGQSQPNVSELVVGPLPHPSYMRDVTVERHGGPLPYHRRPVLIREYLDIDQMIFNRELPQAEGLLHHCCFYKSQRRNLVTMNTAPRGLQSGDRATWFGLYYNLSGAGFFLHPVGLELLVDHKALDPAHWTIQKVFYQGRYYESLTQLEDQFEAGLVNVVVIPDNGTGGSWSLKSPVPPGPAPPLQFHPQGPRFSVQGNQVASSMWTFSFGLGAFSGPRIFDIRFQRERVAYEVSVQEALTIYGGNSPAALRSRYTDGGFGLGHFSSPLMRGVDCPYLATYVDWHFLLESQTPKTIHDAFCVFEQNQGLPLRRHHSDFNSYYFGGLVETVLVVRSVSTMLNYDYVWDMIFHPNGAIEVKVHATGYISSSFLFGAAQRYGNRVGEHTLGTIHTHSAHFKVDLDVAGLENWVWAEDMAFVPTTVPWHPEHQVQRMQVTRKLLETEEQAAFPLGGATPRYVYLASNHSNKWGHPRGYRIQILSFAGEPLPQNSSMERAFSWGRYQLAVTQRKEGEPSSTSIYNLNDPWTPTVDFTDFINNETIVGQDLVAWVTAGFLHIPHAEDIPNTVTVGNGVGFFLRPYNFFDEDPSFYSADSVYFREDQDAGDCGINPLACLSQAAACAPDLPAFSHGGFSHN, from the exons ATGTGTGAAGATGGGGCTGGGAGTGACAGGGAATGTAAACCAGGCCTGGCTCCCCATTGCCCCTCCATTCCTCCCAGTGCCCAGCCCTGGACACACCCTGCCCAGAGCCAGCTGTTTGCAGACCTGAGCCCAGAAGAGTTGACAGCTGTGATGAGTTTTCTGGCCCAGAAGCTGGGGCCAGGGCTGGTGGATGCAGCCCAGGCTCGCCCCTCAGACAACTGTGTCTTCTCAGTGGAGCTGCAGCTGCCCCCCAAGGCTGCAGCCTTGACTCACTTGGACAGAGGGGGCCCGCCACCTGCCCGAGAAGcactggccatcatcttctttggTGGACAATCCCAGCCCAATGTAAGTGAGCTGGTGGTGGGGCCACTGCCTCACCCCTCCTACATGCGGGATGTGACTGTGGAGCGTCATGGGGGCCCCCTGCCCTACCACCGACGCCCTGTGCTGATCCGAGAATACCTGGACATAGACCAGATGATCTTCAACAGAGAACTGCCCCAGGCTGAGGGACTCCTTCACCACTGCTGCTTCTACAAAAGCCAGAGAAGAAACTTGGTGACAATGAACACAGCCCCCCGTGGTCTACAATCAGGGGACCGGGCCACCTGGTTTGGCCTCTACTACAACCTCTCAGGGGCTGGGTTTTTCTTGCACCCTGTGGGGTTGGAGCTGCTGGTGGATCACAAGGCCCTGGACCCTGCCCACTGGACCATCCAGAAGGTATTCTATCAAGGCCGCTACTATGAGAGTCTGACCCAGCTAGAGGACCAATTTGAGGCTGGCCTGGTGAATGTGGTGGTAATCCCAGACAATGGCACAGGTGGGTCCTGGTCCCTGAAGTCCCCAGTGCCCCCTGGTCCGGCTCCGCCTCTGCAGTTCCATCCCCAGGGTCCCCGCTTCAGTGTCCAGGGGAATCAAGTGGCCTCCTCAATGTGGACTTTCTCCTTTGGCCTTGGAGCTTTCAGTGGCCCGAGGATCTTTGACATCCGTTTCCAAAGGGAGAGGGTGGCCTATGAAGTCAGCGTCCAGGAGGCCTTGACTATCTATGGTGGAAATTCTCCTGCTGCTCTGCGAAGCCGCTACACAGATGGTGGCTTTGGCCTAGGCCACTTCTCTTCACCCTTGATGCGTGGGGTGGACTGCCCCTACCTGGCCACATATGTGGATTGGCATTTCCTTTTGGAGTCCCAGACCCCCAAGACAATACATGATGCCTTTTGTGTGTTTGAACAGAACCAGGGCCTCCCCCTGCGGCGACACCACTCAGATTTCAACTCCTACTATTTTGGGGGCCTTGTGGAGACAGTGCTGGTCGTCAGATCTGTGTCCACCATGCTCAACTATGACTATGTGTGGGATATGATCTTCCACCCCAACGGTGCCATAGAAGTCAAAGTTCATGCCACGGGCTACATCAGCTCTTCATTCCTCTTTGGTGCTGCCCAAAGGTATGGGAACCGAGTTGGGGAGCACacgctgggcacaattcacaccCACAGTGCCCACTTCAAGGTGGATCTGGATGTGGCAG GACTGGAGAACTGGGTGTGGGCTGAAGACATGGCCTTTGTCCCCACAACTGTGCCCTGGCACCCTGAACACCAGGTACAGAGAATGCAGGTGACCCGAAAGCTGCTGGAAACAGAGGAGCAGGCTGCTTTCCCCCTGGGAGGGGCCACTCCCCGATACGTGTACCTGGCCAGCAACCACAGCAACAAGTGGGGTCACCCACGAGGCTACCGCATCCAGATACTTAGTTTTGCTGGGGAGCCACTGCCCCAGAACAGCTCCATGGAGAGAGCCTTCAGCTGGGGGAG GTACCAGCTGGCTGTGACACAGCGGAAGGAGGGGGAACCCAGTAGCACCAGCATCTATAATTTGAATGACCCTTGGACACCTACGGTGGACTTCACTGACTTCATCAATAATGAGACTATTGTAGGGCAG GACTTGGTGGCCTGGGTGACAGCTGGTTTTCTGCACATCCCACATGCAGAGGATATTCCCAACACGGTGACTGTGGGGAATGGAGTGGGCTTCTTCCTCCGACCCTACAACTTCTTTGATGAGGACCCTTCCTTCTACTCTGCTGACTCGGTCTACTTCCGGGAGGACCAGGATGCTGGGGACTGTGGGATCAACcccctggcttgcctgtcccaggCTGCTGCCTGTGCCCCtgacctccctgccttctcccatGGGGGCTTCTCTCACAACTAG
- the Aoc3 gene encoding amine oxidase [copper-containing] 3: MNQKTTLVLLALAIITIFALVCVLLAGRGGDGTEPSQLPHCPSVSPSAQPWTHPAQSQLFADLSPEELTAVMSFLAQKLGPGLVDAAQARPSDNCVFSVELQLPPKAAALTHLDRGGPPPAREALAIIFFGGQSQPNVSELVVGPLPHPSYMRDVTVERHGGPLPYHRRPVLIREYLDIDQMIFNRELPQAEGLLHHCCFYKIQRKNLVTMTTAPRGLQSGDRATWFGLYYNLSGAGFFLHPVGLELLVDHKALDPAHWTIQKVFYQGRYYESLTQLEDQFEAGLVNVVVIPDNGTGGSWSLKSPVPPGPAPPLQFHPQSPRFSVQGNQVASSMWTFSFGLGAFSGPRIFDIRFQGERVAYEVSVQEAVAIYGGNSPAAMLTRYMDGSFGIGKYSTPLTRGVDCPYLATYVDWHFLLESHTPKTIHDAFCVFEQNQGLPLRRHHSDFNSYYFGGLAETVLVFRSVSTLLNYDYVWDMIFHPNGAIEVKVHATGYISSSFLFGAAQKYGNRVGEHTLGTVHTHSAHFKVDLDVAGLENWVWAEDMAFVPTTVPWHPERQVQRMQVTRKLLETEEQAAFPLGGATPRYVYLASNHSNKWGHPRGYRIQILSFAGEPLPQNSSMERAFSWERYHLAVTQRKEEEPSSSSIFNQNDPWAPTVDFNDFINNETIAGEDLVAWVTAGFLHIPHAEDIPNTVTVGNGVGFFLRPYNFFDEDPSFYSADSVYFREDQDAGDCGINPLACLSQAAACAPDLPAFSHGGFSYN, translated from the exons ATGAACCAGAAGACCACCCTGGTGCTCCTCGCTCTGGCCATCATCACCATCTTTGCCTTGGTTTGTGTCCTACTAGCTGGCAGGGGTGGAGATGGGACTGAACCTAGCCAACTTCCCCATTGCCCCTCTGTATCTCCAAGTGCCCAGCCCTGGACACACCCTGCCCAGAGCCAGCTGTTTGCAGACCTGAGCCCAGAAGAGTTGACAGCTGTGATGAGTTTTCTGGCCCAGAAGCTGGGGCCAGGGCTGGTGGATGCAGCCCAGGCTCGCCCCTCAGACAACTGTGTCTTCTCAGTGGAGCTGCAGCTGCCCCCCAAGGCTGCAGCCTTGACTCACTTGGACAGAGGGGGCCCGCCACCTGCCCGAGAAGcgctggccatcatcttctttggTGGACAATCCCAGCCCAATGTAAGTGAGCTGGTGGTGGGGCCACTGCCTCACCCCTCCTACATGCGGGATGTGACTGTGGAGCGTCATGGGGGCCCCCTGCCCTACCACCGACGCCCTGTGCTGATCCGAGAATACCTGGACATAGACCAGATGATCTTCAACAGAGAACTGCCCCAGGCTGAGGGACTCCTTCACCACTGCTGCTTCTACAAAATTcagagaaaaaatttggtgacaaTGACCACGGCCCCCCGTGGTCTACAATCAGGGGACCGGGCCACCTGGTTTGGCCTCTACTACAACCTCTCAGGGGCTGGGTTTTTCTTGCACCCTGTGGGGTTGGAGCTGCTGGTGGATCACAAGGCCCTGGACCCTGCCCACTGGACCATCCAGAAGGTATTCTATCAAGGCCGCTACTATGAGAGTCTGACCCAGCTAGAGGACCAATTTGAGGCTGGCCTGGTGAATGTGGTGGTAATCCCAGACAATGGCACAGGTGGGTCCTGGTCCCTGAAGTCCCCAGTGCCCCCTGGTCCGGCTCCCCCTCTGCAGTTCCATCCCCAGAGTCCCCGCTTCAGTGTCCAGGGAAATCAAGTGGCCTCCTCAATGTGGACTTTCTCCTTTGGCCTTGGAGCTTTCAGTGGCCCGAGGATCTTTGACATCCGTTTCCAAGGGGAGAGGGTGGCCTATGAAGTCAGCGTCCAGGAGGCCGTGGCCATCTATGGTGGAAATTCCCCAGCTGCAATGTTGACCCGCTATATGGATGGTAGCTTTGGCATTGGCAAGTACTCCACACCCTTGACGCGAGGGGTGGACTGCCCCTACCTGGCCACATATGTGGACTGGCACTTCCTTTTGGAGTCCCATACCCCCAAGACAATACATGATGCCTTTTGTGTGTTTGAACAGAATCAGGGCCTCCCCCTGCGGCGACACCACTCAGATTTCAACTCCTACTATTTTGGGGGCCTTGCGGAGACAGTGCTGGTATTCAGATCTGTTTCTACCTTGCTCAACTATGACTATGTGTGGGATATGATCTTCCACCCCAACGGTGCCATAGAAGTCAAAGTTCATGCCACGGGCTACATCAGCTCTTCGTTCCTCTTTGGTGCTGCCCAAAAGTACGGGAACCGAGTTGGGGAACACACGCTAGGCACGGTTCACACCCACAGTGCCCATTTCAAGGTGGATCTGGATGTGGCAG GACTGGAGAACTGGGTCTGGGCTGAAGACATGGCCTTTGTCCCCACAACTGTGCCCTGGCACCCTGAACGCCAGGTACAGAGAATGCAGGTGACCCGAAAGCTGCTGGAAACAGAGGAGCAGGCTGCTTTCCCCCTGGGAGGGGCCACTCCCCGATACGTGTACCTGGCCAGCAACCACAGCAACAAGTGGGGTCACCCACGAGGCTACCGCATCCAGATACTTAGTTTTGCGGGGGAGCCACTGCCCCAGAACAGCTCCATGGAGAGAGCCTTCAGTTGGGAGAG GTACCATCTGGCTGTGACCCAGCGGAAGGAGGAGGAGCCCAGTAGTAGCAGCATCTTTAATCAAAATGACCCTTGGGCccccactgtggatttcaatgatTTCATCAACAATGAGACCATTGCTGGAGAG GACTTGGTGGCCTGGGTGACAGCTGGTTTTCTGCACATCCCACATGCAGAGGATATTCCCAACACGGTGACTGTGGGGAATGGAGTGGGCTTCTTCCTCCGACCCTACAACTTCTTTGATGAGGACCCTTCCTTCTACTCTGCTGACTCGGTCTACTTCCGGGAGGACCAGGATGCTGGGGACTGTGGGATCAACcccctggcttgcctgtcccaggCTGCTGCCTGTGCCCCtgacctccctgccttctcccatGGGGGCTTCTCTTACAACTAG